The proteins below come from a single Vidua chalybeata isolate OUT-0048 chromosome 1, bVidCha1 merged haplotype, whole genome shotgun sequence genomic window:
- the SDCBP gene encoding syntenin-1 — protein MSLYPSLEDLKVDKVIQAQTAFSSNPANPAILSEASAPIPCDGGLYPRLYPELSQYMGLSLNEEEVQRNLAVAAAAQPQGQLVTRPSTNYMVAPVTGNDIGIRRAEIKQGIREAILCKDQDGRIGLRLKSVDNGIFVQLVQANSPASLAGLRFGDQVLQINGENCAGWSSDKAHKVLKQASAERISMIIRDRPFERIITMHKDSTGHVGFIFKNGKITSIVKDSSAARNGLLTEHNICEINGQNVIGLKDSQIADILATAGNVVTITVMPSSIYDYIIKRMATSIMKSLMDHSIPEV, from the exons ATGTCTCTCTATCCTTCCCTAGAAGATCTGAAGGTGGACAAAGTTATTCAG GCTCAGACTGCCTTTTCTTCAAATCCAGCTAATCCAGCAATCTTGTCTGAAGCTTCTGCTCCAATTCCTTGTGATGGAG GCTTGTACCCCAGATTGTATCCAGAACTTTCTCAGTATATGGGCCTGAGCCTAAATGAGGAAGAGGTGCAGAGAAACTtagcagtggcagcagctgctcagccacaGGGT cAACTGGTAACACGACCTTCTACTAATTACATGGTAGCTCCAGTGACTGGAAATGATATTGGAATTCGCAGAGCAGAAATTAAGCAAGGCATCCGTGAAGCAATTTTGTGTAAAGATCAAGATGGCAGAATTGGACTTCGCCTTAAGTCTGTTGATAAT GGTATATTTGTCCAATTAGTTCAGGCAAACTCTCCAGCATCCCTTGCTGGTCTGCGGTTTGGGGACCAAGTTCTGCAGATCAATGGTGAAAACTGTGCAGGTTGGAGTTCTGATAAAGCACATAAAGTTCTGAAACAGGCTTCTGCAGAAAGGATTTCAATGATCATTCGGGACAG ACCTTTTGAACGAATTATTACCATGCATAAGGACAGCACAGGACATGTTGGTTTCATATTcaagaatggaaaaataacCTCAATAGTGAaagacagctctgctgcaagAAATGGACTTCTGACAGAGCACAACATCTGTGAAATTAATGGCCAGAATGTAATTGGGTTGAAG GACTCACAGATTGCAGACATCTTGGCAACAGCTGGAAACGTAGTGACCATCACTGTCATGCCTTCCAGTATTTATGACTATATAATAAAGAG gATGGCAACTAGCATCATGAAGAGCCTGATGGATCACTCTATTCCTGAAGTCTAA